One segment of Rhipicephalus sanguineus isolate Rsan-2018 chromosome 6, BIME_Rsan_1.4, whole genome shotgun sequence DNA contains the following:
- the LOC119397141 gene encoding uncharacterized protein LOC119397141 produces the protein MATLGRFDQFIEDGDEDFQSYVERFDHFLKASQVSDDLKVSVFITAIGKKAYKTLKTLLEPEKPENKTYAQLVQTLKEQYVPKTSVIAERFKFNRCFQQDGQAVTAFAVELKRLATSCDFGTFLDDALRDRFVAGLCDKETQAELLKTSKLAFKEACDIARSIELARKESQDFQPKSAQGMISALNRKTDSGKRPPRWREETSGMPAGTRGAEPLHCFRCGSEHEASICKFRKYRCRVCKRVGH, from the coding sequence ATGGCGACGTTGGGAAGGTTCGATCAGTTCATCGAGGACGGTGACGAAGATTTTCAGTCCTACGTGGAGCGGTTCGACCACTTCCTGAAGGCCTCCCAGGTGAGCGACGACCTGAAGGTGTCAGTGTTCATAACGGCAATAGGAAAGAAGGCCTATAAAACTCTGAAAACGTTGCTGGAGCCAGAAAAGCCAGAAAACAAGACGTACGCACAGTTAGTACAGACACTGAAAGAGCAGTACGTTCCCAAAACTTCCGTGATTGCCGAGCGTTTCAAATTCAATCGCTGTTTCCAACAAGATGGGCAAGCGGTGACAGCCTTCGCTGTAGAGCTGAAGCGGTTGGCGACATCCTGTGATTTCGGAACGTTTCTGGACGACGCTCTGCGCGACCGGTTTGTGGCAGGACTTTGTGACAAAGAAACACAAGCAGAGCTGCTAAAGACAAGCAAGCTGGCTTTTAAAGAGGCCTGCGATATCGCTAGGAGTATCGAGTTGGCCCGGAAAGAAAGCCAGGATTTTCAGCCCAAGTCGGCGCAAGGAATGATCAGCGCCCTTAACCGCAAAACAGATAGCGGGAAACGCCCACCACGCTGGAGAGAAGAAACTTCGGGGATGCCTGCTGGCACCAGGGGGGCGGAACCATTGCACTGTTTCCGATGCGGCTCAGAGCATGAAGCATCTATCTGCAAATTTCGCAAGTACCGTTGTCGGGTGTGTAAACGGGTTGGACACTAA